A genome region from Altererythrobacter aquiaggeris includes the following:
- a CDS encoding FMN-binding negative transcriptional regulator, which yields MHPNPAYWNDDRALHEALIGEVGFGMVFAATPDGPRVAHTPLISTGDGTVRFHIARGNALAKHLTGATALVTVNGPDGYVSPRWYSDQSQAPTWNYVALELEGRVRRMDQEGLIALLDNLSSRQEARIQGGIPWSREKMDEGVFRKMLSAIIGFELEIQAWRPTFKLNQKQSATDRANVIKGLEASGSPGIAQMMRTLAP from the coding sequence ATGCATCCCAATCCAGCGTACTGGAACGATGACCGCGCACTGCACGAGGCGCTGATCGGGGAAGTGGGCTTTGGCATGGTATTTGCCGCTACTCCGGACGGGCCCCGTGTCGCGCACACGCCGCTGATTTCCACCGGTGACGGGACTGTGCGATTCCATATTGCGCGCGGAAATGCGTTGGCCAAACATCTGACGGGCGCCACTGCGCTTGTTACGGTAAACGGACCCGATGGTTATGTGAGCCCACGCTGGTATTCGGACCAGAGCCAGGCTCCGACGTGGAATTATGTGGCGCTGGAACTCGAAGGCCGGGTACGAAGAATGGATCAGGAGGGGCTAATCGCTTTGCTCGACAACCTTTCATCACGACAGGAAGCCCGGATTCAGGGCGGCATACCATGGTCCCGCGAAAAGATGGATGAAGGCGTGTTTCGGAAAATGCTGTCTGCGATAATCGGTTTCGAACTGGAGATTCAGGCATGGCGACCGACCTTCAAGCTCAATCAGAAACAGTCGGCGACAGACCGCGCCAACGTTATCAAGGGTCTTGAGGCGTCAGGCAGCCCCGGTATAGCACAAATGATGCGAACATTGGCGCCGTGA
- the gatC gene encoding Asp-tRNA(Asn)/Glu-tRNA(Gln) amidotransferase subunit GatC produces MSVDKETVTRIASLARISMSEAEVEALVPELNNILGWVEQLGEVDVTGVEATTSVIPNKQRLRDDVVDADPLTGGGVRDKVLANAPNAEHGFFAVPKVIE; encoded by the coding sequence ATGTCTGTCGATAAAGAAACCGTCACCAGAATCGCCTCGCTGGCGCGCATTTCGATGAGCGAAGCCGAGGTTGAGGCGCTTGTGCCAGAACTCAACAATATCCTTGGCTGGGTGGAGCAATTGGGCGAGGTGGATGTCACCGGCGTCGAAGCGACGACTTCGGTCATTCCCAACAAACAGCGCCTGCGCGATGATGTGGTGGATGCCGATCCGCTGACGGGCGGCGGCGTGCGCGACAAGGTTCTGGCCAACGCGCCCAATGCCGAACACGGCTTCTTCGCTGTGCCCAAGGTGATTGAATAA
- a CDS encoding ATP12 family protein: MKRFYKSAAVCNANGGWQVELDGRAVKTANGAAQIVVARALAEAMAAEWNIQGDEIDPRGLTLRDASDYAIDIVAADRETAIAKLLEYAETDTLCYRADPDDALYRRQTERWDPVLAAFEESYGLRMERTSGLMHRPQPEAAIANLKRHLSGLDDFALAALTTAASLAASLCIGLAALDDGADAEALWALANLEEDWQVEQWGKDEQAAKLRAERLSNFTAAVRFAALAKARV; the protein is encoded by the coding sequence ATGAAACGGTTCTACAAATCCGCGGCAGTCTGCAATGCAAATGGTGGGTGGCAGGTTGAACTTGATGGCCGCGCGGTCAAAACCGCCAACGGTGCTGCCCAGATTGTCGTCGCTCGCGCTCTGGCAGAAGCGATGGCCGCCGAATGGAATATTCAGGGTGACGAAATTGATCCGCGAGGACTGACCCTGCGAGATGCATCCGACTATGCAATCGATATCGTCGCAGCAGACCGCGAAACGGCAATCGCGAAATTGCTCGAATATGCCGAGACCGACACGCTGTGCTACCGTGCGGACCCCGACGACGCGCTTTACCGGCGGCAGACTGAGCGCTGGGATCCGGTATTGGCCGCGTTTGAGGAGAGTTACGGTCTCAGGATGGAGCGAACCAGTGGGCTCATGCACAGGCCGCAGCCCGAAGCCGCTATCGCGAACCTGAAGCGCCATTTGTCAGGTCTGGATGACTTTGCGTTGGCTGCACTGACGACTGCCGCATCATTAGCTGCATCACTTTGCATAGGACTGGCCGCACTTGATGATGGTGCCGATGCGGAAGCGTTATGGGCGCTCGCCAATCTGGAGGAAGATTGGCAGGTCGAACAATGGGGCAAAGATGAACAGGCCGCGAAACTCAGGGCCGAACGGCTAAGCAATTTCACCGCCGCGGTGCGCTTTGCAGCGCTGGCTAAAGCCCGGGTCTGA
- a CDS encoding HAD-IA family hydrolase, protein MTVRLAIFDCDGTLVDGQAAVCDAMEAAFAEVNEQAPSRTEIRRIVGLSLPQAVRHLSPHFTAAVQEAIVDAYKQSFRDSRMAGRLHEPLFEGIEQVLRALHADGWALAVATGKSDRGLQACLAGHGISDLFCSLQTADRHPSKPHPAMLNKAMADAQAERRDTIMIGDTSFDIMAGVAARVRSIGVSWGYHPPHELLDAGATCVVDDAAQIGSQLSAMTKDSR, encoded by the coding sequence GTGACGGTACGGCTGGCCATATTCGATTGCGACGGGACACTTGTCGATGGGCAAGCCGCAGTGTGCGATGCAATGGAAGCAGCCTTTGCCGAGGTAAACGAACAAGCCCCTTCGCGCACCGAAATCCGGCGCATCGTCGGTCTCAGCCTGCCGCAAGCGGTGCGTCATCTGTCGCCGCACTTCACTGCAGCCGTTCAGGAAGCGATCGTGGACGCTTACAAGCAATCCTTCCGCGACAGCCGCATGGCGGGGCGCTTGCACGAGCCGCTGTTTGAAGGGATCGAACAGGTTCTGCGCGCTTTGCACGCCGATGGCTGGGCGCTGGCCGTTGCGACGGGCAAATCGGATCGCGGGTTGCAAGCCTGCCTTGCCGGACACGGGATATCAGACCTATTTTGCAGCCTACAAACGGCAGACCGGCACCCCTCGAAACCTCATCCCGCCATGCTGAATAAAGCCATGGCAGATGCGCAGGCGGAGCGGCGCGATACCATCATGATTGGCGATACCAGCTTCGACATCATGGCCGGCGTTGCTGCGCGCGTCAGATCGATAGGTGTTTCGTGGGGCTACCATCCGCCCCATGAACTGCTCGATGCAGGCGCGACCTGTGTCGTTGATGATGCCGCCCAGATTGGCAGTCAGCTATCGGCCATGACAAAGGATTCCCGATGA
- a CDS encoding ABC transporter permease produces the protein MHPGAEYSLDETADGGPRLVFSGPLLLSTVGEIAHDIRNLAGPLSQIDISGVTDIDTVGAWTASDIAARHDAVIIGADSRAERLIEAVKSSRNEAPIRPARTPVIERVPLAVGERLTNWWWGFRNLLGFLGSIIVAIGVTFRHPRRFRGKAFVRQMELVGVSSLGIIGLMSFLIGIVISQQGAVQLAAFGAEALTVNLTGRISLRELGVLMTAIMVAGRSGSAFAAQIGTMKLTEEVDAMRTIGISPIEALVLPRIFASTVMMVLLGAYSAGMAIVGGAFISDLMLGIPFFTFLARIQEVVPTYDLWVGLLKAPVFGLIVGIAGCYQGMQVKDNSEQVGKRTTAAVVQAIFMVIVLDAFFAVFFTELGWA, from the coding sequence ATGCATCCGGGGGCCGAATATTCACTGGACGAAACCGCCGACGGCGGACCCAGGCTGGTATTCTCCGGTCCCCTGCTGCTGTCTACGGTTGGCGAAATTGCGCATGATATCCGCAATTTGGCTGGGCCATTGTCGCAAATCGACATCAGCGGCGTAACCGACATCGATACGGTCGGCGCATGGACAGCCTCCGATATCGCGGCCCGGCATGATGCCGTGATAATTGGCGCAGACAGCCGTGCCGAACGATTGATCGAAGCGGTCAAATCGTCGCGTAACGAGGCGCCAATCCGGCCCGCGCGAACGCCCGTGATCGAACGCGTTCCCCTGGCCGTGGGCGAACGGCTTACAAACTGGTGGTGGGGCTTTCGCAATCTTCTGGGATTCCTCGGCAGCATCATAGTCGCGATTGGCGTGACATTCCGTCATCCCCGGCGGTTCCGCGGGAAGGCATTTGTGCGCCAGATGGAACTGGTGGGCGTATCGTCGCTGGGCATTATCGGGCTGATGAGTTTTCTTATCGGGATTGTGATATCGCAGCAGGGCGCGGTGCAACTTGCCGCTTTCGGGGCAGAGGCGCTGACGGTGAATTTGACCGGGCGCATCTCGCTGCGCGAACTTGGCGTCCTGATGACTGCGATCATGGTGGCGGGCCGGTCCGGTTCTGCATTCGCCGCACAGATCGGCACGATGAAACTGACCGAAGAAGTTGATGCGATGAGAACCATCGGCATTTCTCCGATCGAGGCGCTGGTCCTGCCGCGGATTTTTGCATCGACGGTGATGATGGTCTTGCTCGGGGCATATTCTGCGGGGATGGCGATCGTTGGCGGCGCGTTCATTTCCGACTTGATGTTGGGCATCCCGTTTTTCACTTTTCTAGCCAGAATTCAGGAAGTTGTTCCGACCTATGATTTATGGGTCGGGCTGCTGAAAGCGCCGGTTTTCGGCCTTATCGTGGGTATTGCCGGTTGTTACCAGGGGATGCAGGTGAAGGATAATTCCGAACAGGTCGGCAAACGCACCACAGCAGCCGTGGTGCAGGCGATCTTCATGGTTATCGTGCTCGACGCCTTCTTTGCAGTTTTTTTCACGGAGCTTGGCTGGGCATGA
- a CDS encoding ABC-type transport auxiliary lipoprotein family protein — MNRTLSRISAIALLTALGGCVSLGGADVPENLLTLTPTNALPAGATASGTMANAIAIIEPNAPQRLDVTRVPVQVTDAKIAYLEDAVWVEKPAKLFRRLLSETIAARGNRLVIDGADPDLPAQTRLYGTMLDMGYDVQTSSVVVRYEAIREFTTGEIQTRRFESIVPGIPATAAGVGPALNQAANDVAGQIADWVG; from the coding sequence ATGAACCGCACCCTATCCCGTATTTCTGCCATCGCACTGCTGACCGCACTTGGCGGATGTGTAAGCCTTGGCGGCGCTGATGTGCCGGAAAATCTGCTGACGTTGACCCCTACAAACGCGCTTCCGGCCGGCGCAACCGCTTCGGGAACGATGGCCAACGCCATCGCAATCATCGAACCCAATGCGCCCCAGCGTCTGGATGTAACGCGGGTGCCGGTTCAGGTGACAGATGCAAAAATCGCATATCTGGAAGATGCGGTCTGGGTCGAAAAACCTGCGAAACTGTTCCGGCGTTTGCTGTCAGAAACAATCGCGGCACGGGGCAACCGGCTGGTGATCGACGGTGCCGACCCCGATCTGCCGGCGCAGACGAGGCTTTATGGCACCATGCTCGACATGGGCTACGACGTGCAGACTTCGTCGGTTGTGGTGCGGTATGAAGCCATTCGCGAATTTACCACTGGCGAGATCCAGACGCGGCGCTTTGAAAGCATTGTTCCAGGCATCCCCGCAACCGCAGCGGGGGTGGGACCGGCGCTTAATCAGGCGGCCAATGACGTCGCTGGCCAGATTGCCGACTGGGTGGGGTAG
- a CDS encoding ABC transporter ATP-binding protein, giving the protein MTEEGHVRHTKGQRFRDEHPIVVRGLTNRFGSQVVHEDLSLDVKRGEILGVVGGSGTGKSVLMRSIIGLQQPTAGDIDVFGRSMTDAEPDEEIGVRNRWGVLFQGGALFSTLTVGENVEVPIRQFFPEIDDDLRREIAKYKVIMSGLPEEATAKFPSELSGGMRKRAGLARALALDPELLFLDEPTAGLDPVGAAKFDQLTRELQETLGLTVFLITHDLDTLYEICDRVAVLADRQVIAVGTIPELLALDHPWIQEYFNGPRGRAAKASQDRDEVRKAGIRAADASKTLDKPPKAGA; this is encoded by the coding sequence ATGACCGAAGAAGGGCACGTCAGGCACACAAAAGGGCAGCGGTTCCGTGACGAACATCCTATTGTCGTACGCGGACTGACCAATCGTTTTGGCTCGCAGGTAGTGCATGAGGACCTTTCACTTGATGTGAAGCGCGGCGAAATTTTGGGCGTAGTTGGCGGGTCGGGGACAGGAAAATCTGTCCTGATGCGCTCGATAATCGGTCTTCAGCAGCCGACCGCCGGCGATATCGATGTTTTCGGAAGGTCGATGACCGATGCGGAACCTGACGAAGAAATCGGTGTTCGCAACCGCTGGGGCGTGCTTTTTCAGGGCGGCGCACTTTTTTCGACTCTTACGGTCGGCGAGAATGTCGAGGTGCCGATACGCCAGTTCTTTCCCGAAATTGACGATGACTTGCGGCGCGAGATTGCCAAATACAAAGTCATCATGTCCGGCCTGCCGGAAGAAGCCACAGCGAAGTTTCCGTCCGAACTGTCGGGCGGGATGCGCAAACGCGCCGGTTTGGCACGGGCGTTGGCGCTGGACCCGGAATTGCTGTTTCTTGATGAGCCGACCGCCGGGCTCGACCCGGTCGGTGCTGCCAAATTTGATCAGCTGACGCGTGAATTGCAGGAAACGCTCGGCCTGACCGTATTTTTGATCACGCATGATCTCGATACATTGTATGAAATTTGTGACCGGGTGGCAGTCCTCGCTGACAGACAGGTAATCGCGGTTGGCACGATCCCGGAACTTCTGGCGCTCGATCACCCGTGGATCCAGGAATATTTCAACGGCCCGCGCGGCCGCGCAGCGAAGGCAAGTCAGGACCGCGACGAGGTTCGCAAGGCAGGGATCCGGGCCGCTGATGCGAGCAAGACATTGGACAAGCCCCCCAAGGCGGGGGCATAA
- a CDS encoding MlaD family protein: METRANHVWVGAVTLVLLAGLAAFIIWLARLNEGEQNEYDVFFKQSVDGLATGSQVTFAGVPAGQVKQIALWPTDPDFVRVRLKINEDIPILVGTTATIQGSFTGVSTIQLDGAVKGAQPITCGSGDIRRSCPEGVPVIPPKPGGLGEILSNAPLLLERLATLTERLSLVLSDDNQNSIAGILRNTNAMSANLAEATPQVKNTMAELQLTLRESAEALDAFEKVMGSTDQLLNKEGASLATELRGTLKSADAAARALETTLTDVRPATRQLAESTLPAAEATLRDLRATSKALRSVTESIESQGAGSLISGQKLPDYKP, translated from the coding sequence ATGGAAACACGTGCAAATCATGTTTGGGTGGGGGCGGTCACATTGGTGCTGCTTGCGGGGCTGGCCGCCTTTATCATCTGGCTCGCCCGCCTGAACGAGGGCGAGCAGAACGAATATGACGTGTTCTTCAAACAATCTGTCGATGGGCTGGCAACCGGTTCGCAGGTAACCTTTGCCGGTGTTCCCGCGGGTCAGGTCAAGCAGATTGCGCTCTGGCCGACTGATCCCGATTTTGTTCGGGTGCGTCTGAAAATCAACGAAGATATTCCGATCCTTGTCGGTACGACTGCAACTATCCAGGGCAGCTTTACCGGCGTCTCCACCATCCAGCTCGACGGTGCGGTCAAAGGCGCCCAGCCCATTACGTGCGGGTCCGGCGATATTCGCAGAAGTTGCCCGGAGGGTGTGCCCGTCATCCCGCCAAAGCCAGGCGGGCTTGGGGAAATATTGTCCAACGCGCCGCTTTTGCTCGAACGGCTGGCTACGCTGACAGAGCGGTTGTCGCTGGTATTGTCAGACGATAACCAGAATTCGATCGCGGGCATCTTGCGCAATACCAATGCGATGAGCGCAAATCTGGCCGAAGCGACGCCGCAAGTTAAGAATACCATGGCCGAGTTGCAGCTGACTTTGCGCGAATCCGCCGAAGCGCTTGATGCGTTTGAAAAAGTGATGGGCTCCACCGACCAGTTGCTTAACAAGGAAGGTGCATCGCTGGCCACGGAACTCAGGGGAACGCTGAAATCGGCTGATGCGGCCGCCAGGGCGCTGGAAACCACCCTGACTGATGTGCGTCCCGCCACGCGCCAACTTGCGGAAAGCACATTGCCGGCAGCGGAAGCCACTTTGCGCGATTTGCGTGCGACGAGCAAGGCGTTGCGCAGCGTCACGGAAAGTATCGAATCGCAGGGCGCCGGCTCCCTGATTAGCGGGCAGAAGTTGCCCGATTACAAGCCTTGA
- the rpsU gene encoding 30S ribosomal protein S21, translating into MQIMVRDNNVDQALRALKKKLQREGVYREMKLRRHYEKPSEKRAREKAAAVRRARKMERKRMERDGI; encoded by the coding sequence ATGCAGATCATGGTTCGCGATAACAATGTTGATCAGGCTCTCCGTGCGCTCAAGAAGAAGTTGCAGCGTGAAGGCGTGTACCGCGAGATGAAACTGCGTCGTCATTACGAAAAGCCCAGCGAGAAGCGCGCACGTGAAAAGGCCGCTGCTGTGCGCCGCGCTCGGAAAATGGAACGCAAACGGATGGAACGCGACGGCATTTAA
- a CDS encoding RluA family pseudouridine synthase: MTDSVRQFTVGPDDDGIRLDRWFKRNLPQIGFATVSRWARTGQLRIDGSRAKPEDRLAAGQVLRVPPGGLESKSGPIDRPELTDAQLDEADAMAIHRDRAAIVINKPPGLATQGGTGTKHHVDGLLDAYVTGKGPRPRLVHRLDKDTSGVLLVAATPGSAAFFSRRFSGRTARKIYWALVVGVPDIHDGLIDLPLSKQPGTGGEKMHVDEKGGQSAKTRYRVIERAGNSTSWVELQPLTGRTHQLRVHMAAIGHPIVGDGKYGGKDAFLTGTISRKMHLHARQLIIEHPDGTPLDIQAPLPEHFAQSMEQLGFNEADGVFVDDTPPPPTKTEQKQAGKQHAKQVRKDKRGERKRRGGDTKSETGPRPAHNAPKTPRKGAKPRPRPKKSGPGGTNPRGGKGKGARA; this comes from the coding sequence ATGACCGATTCAGTTCGCCAATTCACTGTCGGCCCCGATGACGATGGCATTAGGCTGGACCGCTGGTTCAAACGCAATCTACCCCAGATCGGTTTTGCAACCGTATCACGCTGGGCACGCACCGGTCAGCTGCGGATCGATGGCAGCCGCGCAAAGCCGGAAGACAGGCTGGCCGCGGGTCAGGTGCTGCGCGTCCCGCCGGGCGGGTTGGAAAGCAAAAGCGGTCCGATAGACCGGCCGGAACTGACTGACGCACAACTGGACGAAGCCGACGCAATGGCGATCCACCGGGATCGGGCCGCGATTGTAATTAACAAACCCCCGGGTCTTGCGACACAGGGCGGCACCGGTACCAAGCATCATGTGGACGGTCTACTGGACGCCTACGTCACCGGCAAGGGCCCTCGCCCTCGGCTGGTCCACCGGCTCGATAAGGATACCAGCGGCGTGCTTCTGGTTGCGGCTACACCGGGAAGCGCCGCGTTTTTTTCGCGGCGATTTTCCGGTCGTACGGCACGCAAGATCTATTGGGCGCTGGTTGTCGGGGTTCCCGATATCCATGATGGCTTGATCGATCTCCCGCTTTCAAAACAGCCGGGCACCGGCGGTGAGAAAATGCACGTCGATGAAAAGGGCGGCCAGAGTGCCAAGACACGGTACCGCGTAATCGAACGTGCGGGAAACAGCACCAGCTGGGTCGAATTGCAGCCGCTCACCGGCCGCACCCATCAGTTGCGGGTGCATATGGCGGCGATCGGCCATCCGATCGTAGGAGATGGAAAATATGGCGGAAAAGACGCTTTTCTGACCGGCACTATCAGTCGCAAGATGCACCTTCATGCCCGCCAGTTGATTATTGAACATCCCGACGGCACGCCGCTGGATATTCAAGCACCTTTACCCGAACATTTTGCGCAAAGCATGGAACAGTTGGGCTTTAACGAGGCGGACGGGGTGTTTGTCGATGACACGCCGCCCCCGCCGACCAAAACCGAACAAAAGCAGGCGGGCAAACAGCATGCCAAGCAGGTTCGCAAAGACAAGCGCGGCGAACGCAAGCGCCGCGGCGGCGATACGAAGTCCGAAACCGGACCGCGCCCCGCACATAACGCTCCCAAAACTCCCCGAAAAGGGGCCAAGCCCCGACCACGCCCCAAGAAAAGCGGGCCCGGCGGAACCAACCCGCGCGGAGGCAAAGGCAAGGGAGCCCGCGCTTAA
- the crcB gene encoding fluoride efflux transporter CrcB: protein MSAAPSLTPTFTAALIVGLGGGTGAVLRHQLGRAMAHWFGPATMVAFPWATLAVNVLGSLAMGMLAGWLAKHGAAANEHLRLLIGVGLLGGFTTFAAFSLEMMLLIERGQPALAVTYVGISLFAGLTALYLGLIAMRIFA from the coding sequence ATGAGCGCCGCCCCATCCTTAACGCCCACTTTCACAGCTGCCCTGATTGTCGGCCTTGGAGGCGGCACGGGTGCAGTTCTTCGTCACCAGCTGGGACGCGCGATGGCGCATTGGTTCGGCCCGGCGACGATGGTCGCATTTCCCTGGGCCACACTGGCCGTCAATGTGCTGGGAAGTCTGGCCATGGGGATGCTGGCAGGCTGGTTGGCCAAACACGGCGCAGCAGCGAACGAGCATCTTCGCTTGCTCATCGGTGTCGGCCTGCTAGGGGGCTTCACCACATTTGCGGCATTCAGCCTGGAAATGATGCTGCTGATTGAACGCGGACAACCCGCTCTTGCGGTCACTTACGTCGGCATTTCACTTTTCGCCGGGTTGACCGCCCTTTACCTTGGCCTGATCGCCATGAGGATTTTCGCATGA
- a CDS encoding FKBP-type peptidyl-prolyl cis-trans isomerase, which yields MTEVTRVPLHPITKGSLTKLWLGVIVAILLGAGIAWASAPKGVSLDTIREGSGSAAKEGDVLFINYVGKLTDGTEFDRSQPLPIPPGILPDGTPFVLEEGQTIPGFYEGLKQVRKGGKYELYIPSDMGYGAEPQPGSPIPPNADLIFEIEVNDILARGDADRRMAALQQMMAQQQGAAGAAEPAAPQGQ from the coding sequence ATGACCGAAGTTACCCGCGTTCCGTTACACCCGATTACTAAAGGCTCGCTCACCAAATTATGGTTGGGCGTTATTGTGGCGATCTTACTCGGTGCGGGCATTGCCTGGGCTTCGGCGCCGAAAGGCGTTTCGCTGGACACGATCCGCGAAGGCAGCGGGTCAGCCGCCAAGGAAGGCGATGTGCTGTTCATCAATTATGTCGGCAAACTGACCGACGGGACCGAATTCGACCGTTCGCAGCCATTGCCCATACCGCCCGGTATTTTGCCTGATGGAACCCCGTTCGTGCTTGAAGAGGGGCAAACTATCCCCGGCTTCTACGAGGGTTTGAAACAGGTTAGAAAAGGCGGGAAATACGAACTCTATATCCCTTCGGATATGGGATACGGGGCTGAACCACAGCCCGGTTCGCCAATTCCGCCCAATGCAGATCTGATTTTCGAGATCGAGGTGAACGATATTCTTGCGCGCGGAGATGCCGATCGCCGGATGGCTGCGCTGCAGCAAATGATGGCCCAACAACAAGGTGCGGCAGGCGCTGCGGAGCCGGCTGCACCACAAGGCCAGTAG
- a CDS encoding DUF4153 domain-containing protein, with protein sequence MAESADSPLNSNRDAGDWLSRPWLLAVGFAFVGFAIHLLTDNGGDAVPWRMALVAFALFGGLSAALTTKRDWLVEPAIFAVMVGAIMGGLTWRAVRYAEVLPDEQFGLAAGLLATIIAVPLFQAGFHRRRMATDYSDTHYHVWTNAISGAGALAFVGLSWLVATLLAELFQLIEINLPRDLLDEEWFGWMFSGAAFGAGLGVLRNQSKILGTLQSVVMLVFSILAVPLAAALVLFLFAVLISGPEVLWRATDSATPFLLTFAAGSFVLVNAVVRNNDNEASQSRLLQIAAAALAAIILPLSILAAASMGTRIAQHGLSPERIWALVAIALACFYGVAYLAALIRGRKAGWRTQIRKSNMITAVATCLVALLLALPIFDFSAISARDQVARLKTGDVAAQDFDFHALRWDFGEPGRNALADLIKNGKPEVVKLAKEANERDSRPSQRNPEEVEQSRANLRMVTDDAEVRTKFESYLLSNPWLCDSPCILIEVDDNRDDLRLFKLVSTNRVDPLFIDKQGKFDIDRRRDWTEGKVTVEAGSKIETRPYTGRRIYVDGKPVGAPFD encoded by the coding sequence ATGGCAGAATCCGCTGACAGTCCGTTGAACAGTAACCGCGATGCGGGTGACTGGCTGTCGAGGCCATGGTTGCTTGCTGTGGGTTTCGCGTTTGTCGGATTCGCGATACATCTGCTGACGGACAATGGCGGCGACGCTGTGCCCTGGCGCATGGCACTGGTCGCATTTGCGTTGTTCGGGGGATTGTCAGCCGCGCTCACGACCAAGCGCGACTGGCTGGTGGAACCGGCTATCTTTGCAGTCATGGTCGGCGCGATCATGGGCGGACTGACATGGCGGGCGGTGCGCTACGCAGAAGTTTTGCCGGATGAGCAATTCGGCCTCGCCGCAGGCCTCCTCGCCACGATCATCGCGGTGCCATTGTTCCAGGCGGGCTTCCACCGCCGCCGCATGGCGACTGATTATAGCGACACGCATTACCATGTCTGGACTAACGCCATCAGCGGGGCTGGCGCTCTAGCGTTTGTCGGACTGTCATGGCTAGTCGCGACATTGCTGGCCGAGTTGTTCCAGCTCATCGAAATCAATCTGCCAAGAGATCTGCTGGACGAAGAATGGTTCGGCTGGATGTTTAGCGGCGCGGCGTTCGGCGCAGGACTTGGCGTGCTACGCAACCAGTCGAAGATACTCGGCACGCTGCAATCGGTCGTGATGCTGGTCTTTTCGATCCTCGCGGTCCCGCTCGCGGCGGCTTTGGTGCTGTTCCTGTTCGCCGTGCTGATTTCCGGTCCCGAGGTTTTGTGGCGCGCGACCGATAGTGCAACGCCGTTCCTGCTGACCTTTGCGGCGGGATCATTTGTCCTGGTGAATGCGGTCGTTCGCAACAATGATAATGAAGCATCGCAGTCTCGCCTGCTGCAGATTGCCGCGGCGGCGCTGGCCGCAATTATCCTGCCTTTGTCAATACTTGCCGCAGCATCCATGGGGACCCGCATCGCGCAGCACGGCCTTTCGCCTGAACGCATTTGGGCGCTGGTCGCCATCGCGCTCGCGTGTTTTTACGGAGTGGCCTATCTCGCCGCGCTGATCCGTGGCCGCAAGGCAGGCTGGCGGACACAAATTCGCAAGTCGAACATGATCACTGCGGTTGCGACTTGCCTGGTGGCGCTGCTGCTGGCGCTACCCATTTTTGACTTCTCTGCTATCTCTGCGCGTGATCAGGTTGCGCGGCTGAAAACCGGCGACGTTGCGGCGCAGGATTTTGATTTTCATGCATTGCGCTGGGATTTTGGCGAGCCGGGACGAAACGCGCTGGCGGATCTGATCAAAAACGGCAAGCCCGAGGTCGTGAAGCTCGCAAAGGAAGCAAACGAACGGGATTCCCGCCCTTCACAGCGAAATCCGGAAGAGGTGGAGCAAAGCAGAGCTAACCTCCGGATGGTCACGGACGATGCGGAGGTTCGTACCAAGTTTGAAAGTTATTTGCTTTCCAATCCTTGGCTTTGCGACAGCCCCTGCATCTTGATCGAGGTCGACGATAACCGCGACGATCTACGTCTTTTCAAGCTGGTTTCCACCAATCGGGTCGATCCGCTATTTATCGATAAACAGGGCAAGTTTGACATTGATCGGCGACGTGACTGGACCGAAGGTAAGGTCACGGTCGAAGCAGGTTCGAAAATTGAGACGCGCCCATACACCGGCCGCCGGATCTACGTGGACGGCAAGCCGGTTGGCGCACCGTTCGATTAG